From a single Oreochromis niloticus isolate F11D_XX linkage group LG3, O_niloticus_UMD_NMBU, whole genome shotgun sequence genomic region:
- the LOC102079294 gene encoding polymeric immunoglobulin receptor isoform X10, which yields MQRLFILTLSLIPWIPAVLCWVSTKKEFTGPEGGSLTVECRYGSHYDKHVKYWCHGWTTTFCEILARTDETSSANQDKVSISDDRGKYMFTVTMKNLKETDSGWYSCGVIIGNEWQADDIANTEVKVFHGVRVVNRIVSGEEGSSLTVQCLYTLRLRLSEKKWCRRGDASSCLSTGSKGSYEDASVAISDDITGAFNVTLKKLQMSDAGGYLCSAGQQQVDVQVQVRPHGSTKTEPVTTPPTPSQPWYHYRYMLESIVGCSSLLLLVGLAVLARKILRKKASSRFKETEEIFPDNPKGMRNLQRSKEHIIKIDNKEKASSRFKETEEIFSDNPKGMRNLQRSKEHIIKIDNKEENCTVVSRSEEADRAVVCVVDPGANTKKASSRFKETEEIFPDNPKGMRDLQRSKEHIIKIDNKGPY from the exons ATGCAGCGACTCTTTATACTCACGCTCAGCCTGATACCATGGATCCCAG CTGTTCTCTGCTGGGTGAGCACTAAGAAGGAGTTTACTGGCCCGGAGGGTGGATCCCTCACTGTCGAATGTCGATATGGTTCTCACTATGATAAACATGTCAAATACTGGTGTCATGGGTGGACGACAACTTTCTGCGAGATCTTGGCTCGAACTGATGAGACCTCCTCGGCCAATCAAGACAAAGTGAGCATTTCTGACGACCGGGGCAAGTACATGTTCACAGTGACCATGAAAAACCTGAAAGAGACGGACTCTGGGTGGTACTCGTGTGGTGTAATAATAGGTAACGAATGGCAGGCCGATGACATTGCTAACACTGAAGTGAAAGTGTTTCATG GTGTGAGAGTTGTGAACAGAATTGTGAGTGGGGAAGAAGGAAGTAGTCTCACGGTTCAATGCCTTTACACTCTGAGACTCAG ACTAAGTGAGAAGAAGTGGTGTCGGAGAGGAGACGCGAGCTCCTGTCTGTCGACGGGTTCTAAAGGGAGTTACGAAGATGCTTCAGTGGCCATCAGCGATGACATAACTGGGGCTTTCAATGTAACCTTAAAGAAGCTGCAGATGAGCGATGCTGGCGGGTATTTATGTTCTGCAGGGCAGCAGCAAGTAGATGTACAGGTTCAGGTCAGACCACACGGCTCTACTA AAACAGAGCCCGTGACAACCCCACCTACTCCGAGTCAGCCCTGGTACCATTACCG TTACATGTTGGAGTCTATAGTGGGGTGTTCGTCTCTCCTGCTTCTAGTGGGCTTGGCTGTATTGGCAAGAAAGATACTGCGCA AGAAGGCTTCTTCACGCTTTAAGGAGACAGAAGAGATATTCCCT GATAATCCAAAGGGCATGAGAAACCTGCAACGAAGCAAGGAACACATTATTAAAATCGACAACAAGG AGAAGGCTTCTTCACGCTTTAAGGAGACAGAAGAGATATTCTCT GATAATCCAAAGGGCATGAGAAACCTGCAACGAAGCAAGGAACACATTATTAAAATCGACAACAAGG AGGAGAACTGCACAGTGGTGTCACGGTCAGAAGAGGCAGACCGTGCggtggtgtgtgtggtggacCCAGGTGCGAACACAA AGAAGGCTTCTTCACGCTTTAAGGAGACAGAAGAGATATTCCCT GATAATCCAAAGGGCATGAGAGACCTGCAACGAAGCAAGGAACACATTATTAAAATCGACAACAAGG